CGTGATCACGCCATTCCTTCCCGGGGATGCTCTGCTCTTTGCCGTGGGCGCTTACTGCGTCTCTCATCCTGATGCGGGTCTCAAGTGGCCCGTCGCCATGGTGCTTCTAATGGTGGCCGCAATCCTGGGTAACTTGGTAAACTTCGCTATTGGCGGGACGCTGGGTGGTAAAATCTTCAAGGAGAATGCGCTTATCCTGAAAAAGCAGTATCTCGACAAGACGCACCTCTTTTTTGAAAAGCATGGCGCGAAGGCAATCATCATGGCCCGCTTTCTGCCGATCTTTCGCACGCTCTCCCCCTTTGTGGCTGGAATGGCCTCGATGGATCGTCGCAAATTCACTCTCTACACCGTCGTGGGGAGCTTCCTCTGGGTCTTTCTCATGATGATTGCGGGGGTAATCTTTGGTCAGATTGATTGGGTAAAGAAACACTTTGAGGCCGTTGTGCTGGGCATCATCCTCATCTCCATGCTGCCCGTTGCTTTTGAGATCATCGTTCAGTTCCTTGATGCCCGGAAGAATCGGAAGTGAACGAGTTTTACGCAGGTAGATAGAATCAAGCTCCGCAGTCGAGTCAGACAGAACAATACAGAATCACACGCCCGCCGAACCCTGTAAATAAGGGGTTGGCGGGCGTTTTCGTT
This portion of the Verrucomicrobiota bacterium genome encodes:
- a CDS encoding VTT domain-containing protein — its product is MDFIHWFQANFIHLDKSLENIVHAYGVWVYAILFAIVFCETGLVITPFLPGDALLFAVGAYCVSHPDAGLKWPVAMVLLMVAAILGNLVNFAIGGTLGGKIFKENALILKKQYLDKTHLFFEKHGAKAIIMARFLPIFRTLSPFVAGMASMDRRKFTLYTVVGSFLWVFLMMIAGVIFGQIDWVKKHFEAVVLGIILISMLPVAFEIIVQFLDARKNRK